The Mycolicibacterium boenickei genome has a segment encoding these proteins:
- a CDS encoding aldehyde dehydrogenase family protein, whose translation MTETQIDEALEELVEGEKTWASLSLAARRGLLDEVRALTVRHAAEWVDAAVGIKQLDPSSPLVGEEWISGPYSLAAGLGALSESLAKLEAGRSPLDGAEFGYAPGGRTTVKALPLNTFDQLLMSGFSAEVWLQPGIEKAEAIRAAGLAQRDPSRTNGVGAVLGAGNIFSIAPLDTIYELYANNRVVALKLNPITDPLLPVLTTVLAPFIAIGAVRILTGGAEAGTYLVRHKLVDHVHMTGSALTYDAIVFGTGEEGARRKAADEPVLDKEMTAELGGVSPTIVLPGTWSNSDIEFQANHVATQRLHNNGYNCVAAQVVVLPKRWAQREEFIAAIRKAVNDAPARPAYYPGSDVRVASADASYPDAQHLGSRGARVLVVDPADRDALLRTEYFGPVLGVIELDVPDDQFAEEAVRVANDEFVGTLGVNIIAHPDTLAGLGEKFDHLVEQLRYGTIAINAWTGVGYLTPTATWGAFPGHKRNDIQSGTGVVHNAFLLDRPERTVVHGPFRPAPRSVVHGEWSLSPKPPWFVNNRTAATTGRLLVDFAGAPGWGKLPAIFASALRG comes from the coding sequence ATGACCGAAACGCAGATCGACGAGGCCCTCGAGGAACTCGTCGAGGGCGAAAAGACCTGGGCCTCCCTGTCATTGGCGGCCCGCCGCGGATTGCTCGACGAGGTGCGCGCCCTGACCGTGCGCCACGCCGCCGAGTGGGTCGACGCTGCCGTCGGCATCAAACAACTGGACCCGTCCTCACCGCTGGTCGGCGAGGAATGGATTTCCGGTCCGTACTCACTGGCAGCCGGCCTGGGCGCCCTCTCGGAGAGCCTGGCCAAACTCGAGGCCGGCCGCAGCCCGCTCGACGGCGCCGAGTTCGGTTACGCCCCGGGCGGCCGGACCACGGTAAAGGCCTTACCGCTCAACACCTTCGACCAGCTACTGATGTCCGGGTTCAGCGCCGAGGTGTGGCTGCAGCCCGGTATCGAGAAGGCCGAGGCGATTCGGGCGGCCGGCCTGGCTCAACGCGACCCGTCCCGCACCAACGGCGTCGGCGCGGTTCTGGGCGCGGGCAACATCTTCTCGATCGCCCCGCTCGACACCATCTACGAGCTGTACGCCAACAACCGGGTGGTGGCCCTCAAGCTCAACCCGATCACCGATCCGCTGCTGCCCGTGCTCACCACGGTGCTCGCCCCGTTCATCGCGATCGGCGCGGTGCGGATCCTGACCGGCGGAGCCGAGGCGGGGACATACCTGGTGCGGCACAAGCTCGTCGACCATGTGCACATGACCGGCAGCGCGCTGACGTATGACGCCATCGTGTTCGGCACCGGGGAAGAGGGCGCCCGGCGCAAGGCCGCGGACGAGCCGGTGCTCGACAAGGAGATGACCGCCGAGCTCGGCGGGGTGTCCCCGACCATTGTGCTGCCCGGCACGTGGAGCAATTCCGACATCGAGTTCCAGGCCAATCACGTTGCCACGCAACGTCTGCACAACAACGGCTACAACTGCGTGGCCGCACAGGTGGTGGTGCTGCCCAAGCGTTGGGCGCAGCGCGAGGAGTTCATCGCCGCGATCCGCAAGGCTGTCAACGACGCACCGGCACGGCCCGCCTACTACCCCGGCTCCGACGTCCGGGTGGCCAGCGCGGACGCGTCGTATCCGGACGCACAGCATCTGGGCTCGAGGGGTGCCCGGGTGCTGGTGGTCGATCCGGCCGACCGGGATGCGTTGTTGCGCACCGAGTACTTCGGTCCGGTGCTCGGGGTGATCGAACTCGACGTCCCTGACGACCAATTCGCCGAAGAGGCCGTGCGAGTCGCCAACGACGAGTTCGTCGGCACCCTCGGGGTGAACATCATCGCCCACCCGGACACCCTCGCCGGCCTCGGCGAGAAGTTCGACCACCTTGTCGAGCAGCTGCGCTACGGCACCATCGCGATCAACGCCTGGACCGGCGTCGGCTACCTGACCCCGACGGCGACCTGGGGTGCGTTCCCCGGACACAAGCGCAACGACATCCAGAGCGGAACCGGCGTGGTGCACAACGCTTTTCTGCTCGACCGCCCGGAGCGCACCGTGGTCCATGGCCCGTTCCGGCCCGCACCACGCTCGGTGGTTCACGGGGAGTGGTCGTTGTCGCCCAAGCCGCCGTGGTTCGTCAACAACCGCACCGCCGCGACGACGGGCCGGCTGCTGGTCGACTTCGCCGGGGCACCCGGATGGGGCAAGTTGCCTGCGATCTTCGCGTCGGCGCTGCGGGGTTAG
- a CDS encoding SPW repeat protein yields the protein MSTVHSSIDLHPDIMALRAGYDRVAESMAAQVTFGLTLLTAMYVALSPWIVGFDAFSRLTVNDLIVGGAIAFLSMCFSFALDRAHGMTWTLPIFGVWLIISPWVFVSGPTAGMIWSHVISGALVMVLGFNAMYFGMRVRNSEARHA from the coding sequence ATGAGTACGGTCCATTCATCAATCGACCTACATCCCGACATCATGGCCCTTCGGGCGGGCTATGACCGGGTCGCAGAGTCGATGGCCGCGCAGGTCACCTTCGGCCTGACGTTGCTGACAGCGATGTACGTCGCGCTGTCACCATGGATCGTCGGCTTCGACGCCTTCAGCAGGCTCACGGTCAACGATCTGATCGTCGGAGGGGCGATCGCGTTCCTGTCAATGTGTTTCAGCTTCGCGCTGGACCGTGCGCACGGCATGACCTGGACACTGCCGATCTTCGGTGTGTGGCTGATCATCTCGCCGTGGGTGTTTGTCAGTGGACCGACCGCAGGCATGATCTGGTCGCACGTGATCAGCGGTGCGCTCGTGATGGTGCTGGGCTTCAACGCGATGTACTTCGGAATGCGGGTGCGCAATTCTGAAGCGCGGCACGCCTAA
- the ilvD gene encoding dihydroxy-acid dehydratase: MSSETPDNSLRASGSSPDIKPRSRDVTDGLEKAAARGMLRAVGMGDDDWVKPQIGVGSSWNEITPCNMSLQRLAQDVKDGVHEAGGYPLEFGTISVSDGISMGHEGMHFSLVSREVIADSVETVMQAERLDGSVLLAGCDKSIPGMLMAAARLDLASVFFYNGSIMPGVAKLTDGTEKEVTIIDAFEAVGACVRGLMSREDVDIIERAICPGEGACGGMYTANTMASAAEALGMSLPGSASPVAVDKRRGEFARRSGEAVVEMLRRGITARDILTKKAFENAIAVVMAFGGSTNAVLHLLAIAKEAEVELTLADFTRIGNKVPHLADVKPFGRHVMKDVDEIGGVPVVMRALLDAGLLHGDCLTVTGKTMAENLAHIAPPDPDGKVLRAMNNPIHPTGGITILHGSLAPEGAVVKSAGFESDVFEGTARVFERERAALDALEDGTITHGDVVVIRYEGPKGGPGMREMLAITGAIKGAGLGKDVLLMTDGRFSGGTTGLCVGHIAPEAVDGGPIAFVKDGDRIRLDVANGTLDVLVDEAEFEARKVGFEPLPPRYKTGVLAKYTKLVQSAAVGAVCN, translated from the coding sequence ATGTCTTCCGAGACCCCTGACAATTCTCTTCGCGCAAGCGGCTCATCGCCCGATATCAAGCCCCGCAGCCGCGACGTCACCGACGGCCTGGAGAAGGCCGCTGCCCGCGGAATGCTCCGCGCGGTAGGCATGGGGGACGACGACTGGGTCAAGCCTCAGATCGGCGTCGGGTCTTCTTGGAACGAGATCACGCCGTGCAACATGTCGCTGCAGCGGCTCGCCCAGGACGTCAAGGACGGCGTGCACGAAGCCGGGGGCTACCCGTTGGAGTTCGGCACCATCTCGGTGTCCGACGGCATCTCGATGGGCCACGAGGGAATGCACTTCTCCCTGGTTTCCCGCGAGGTGATCGCCGACAGCGTCGAGACCGTGATGCAGGCCGAGCGCCTCGACGGCTCGGTGCTGCTGGCCGGCTGTGACAAGTCGATCCCCGGCATGCTCATGGCGGCAGCCCGCCTGGACCTGGCCTCGGTGTTCTTCTACAACGGCTCGATCATGCCCGGCGTCGCCAAGCTCACCGACGGCACCGAGAAGGAAGTCACGATCATCGACGCCTTCGAGGCCGTCGGCGCGTGCGTGCGCGGGTTGATGTCGCGCGAGGACGTCGACATCATCGAACGGGCGATCTGTCCGGGCGAGGGCGCGTGCGGCGGCATGTACACCGCCAACACCATGGCGTCGGCTGCCGAGGCACTCGGTATGTCGTTGCCGGGCAGCGCATCTCCGGTCGCCGTGGACAAGCGCCGCGGCGAGTTCGCCCGTCGCTCGGGCGAGGCGGTCGTCGAGATGCTGCGCCGCGGCATCACCGCGCGCGACATCCTCACCAAGAAGGCCTTCGAGAACGCCATCGCCGTGGTCATGGCGTTCGGCGGGTCCACCAACGCCGTGCTGCACCTGCTGGCCATCGCCAAGGAGGCCGAGGTCGAGCTGACGCTGGCCGACTTCACCCGCATCGGTAACAAGGTGCCCCACCTGGCCGACGTGAAACCGTTTGGCCGCCACGTGATGAAGGACGTCGACGAGATCGGCGGCGTGCCGGTCGTCATGCGCGCGCTGCTCGATGCCGGCCTGCTGCACGGCGACTGCCTGACGGTCACCGGCAAGACCATGGCCGAGAACCTCGCCCACATCGCTCCCCCGGACCCCGACGGCAAGGTGCTGCGGGCGATGAACAACCCGATCCACCCGACCGGCGGCATCACGATCCTGCACGGGTCACTGGCCCCCGAGGGCGCCGTGGTGAAGTCCGCGGGCTTCGAGTCCGACGTGTTCGAGGGCACCGCAAGGGTTTTCGAGCGCGAGCGGGCGGCTTTGGACGCGCTGGAGGACGGCACCATCACCCACGGCGACGTCGTGGTGATCCGCTACGAGGGCCCCAAGGGCGGCCCGGGCATGCGCGAGATGCTGGCCATCACCGGCGCCATCAAGGGCGCCGGGCTGGGCAAGGACGTGCTGCTGATGACGGACGGCCGGTTCTCCGGCGGTACGACGGGCCTGTGCGTCGGGCATATCGCTCCGGAGGCCGTTGACGGCGGGCCCATCGCCTTCGTCAAGGACGGTGACCGGATCCGCCTGGACGTGGCGAACGGGACGCTCGACGTGCTGGTCGACGAGGCCGAGTTCGAGGCCCGCAAGGTCGGGTTCGAGCCGCTGCCGCCGCGCTACAAGACCGGCGTGCTGGCCAAATACACCAAGCTGGTCCAGTCCGCCGCCGTCGGCGCTGTCTGCAACTAG
- a CDS encoding ankyrin repeat domain-containing protein, with translation MASRLPSNPSIDHLRVEVGTWQREKRVPLDEAEFAVARDYGFSSWSGLVRYLRDAAELSVDPGALDEEALPSADRFCSWASLRYNETDAPPRWGAAAELLAAEPDLADEHIWAAASAADPAALARHLRHRPALANQGGGPFGWVPLMYLSYSRVPLDHNGDDALAAATILLDAGADPNAGYLWCGLSTPFTVLTGVFGEGEQGPRRQPRHPLAPELATLLLTRGAHPVDQQTLYNRMFRADDSHLELLFAHGLTSAGPSPWELRLGEAMESRDEMWRRQVGWAAEHGFTDRLDLLARHGIDVTGVEVAAPAFPDDPNALDDEGATALHQAAWAGDLELIRRLLDAGADVTIADRRFGSTPLEWAEHAYQTEAADVLRGAVTAPSDRDG, from the coding sequence ATGGCCAGCCGTCTACCGAGCAACCCCTCGATCGACCACCTGCGGGTCGAAGTCGGCACGTGGCAGCGCGAGAAGCGTGTACCGCTGGACGAGGCCGAGTTCGCCGTTGCCCGCGACTACGGTTTCAGCAGCTGGTCCGGGCTGGTGCGCTACCTGCGGGACGCGGCCGAACTCAGCGTTGACCCCGGTGCGCTCGACGAGGAGGCCCTTCCCTCCGCGGACCGGTTCTGCTCGTGGGCTTCGTTGCGCTACAACGAAACCGATGCCCCACCCCGCTGGGGTGCCGCCGCGGAGCTGCTCGCCGCCGAACCCGATCTGGCCGACGAACACATCTGGGCCGCCGCATCGGCCGCAGACCCCGCAGCACTGGCCCGGCACCTGAGGCATCGGCCCGCGTTGGCCAACCAGGGCGGTGGCCCGTTCGGCTGGGTTCCGCTGATGTATCTGAGCTATTCGCGAGTTCCGTTGGACCACAACGGCGACGACGCGCTCGCGGCCGCCACGATCCTGCTCGATGCCGGCGCCGACCCGAACGCCGGGTATCTCTGGTGCGGGCTGTCCACCCCGTTCACGGTGCTGACCGGGGTGTTCGGCGAGGGTGAACAAGGGCCGCGGCGTCAGCCCCGCCATCCGCTCGCACCGGAACTGGCCACGTTGCTGTTGACCAGGGGTGCCCATCCGGTCGACCAGCAGACGCTGTACAACCGGATGTTCCGCGCCGACGACTCGCACCTGGAACTGCTGTTCGCGCACGGACTGACCAGTGCCGGCCCGAGCCCGTGGGAGCTGCGGCTCGGCGAGGCCATGGAATCCCGGGACGAAATGTGGCGCCGCCAGGTCGGCTGGGCGGCCGAGCATGGGTTCACCGACCGGCTCGATCTGCTCGCCCGGCACGGAATCGACGTCACCGGAGTAGAAGTGGCCGCTCCGGCATTCCCCGACGACCCCAATGCGCTCGACGACGAAGGTGCGACGGCGCTGCACCAGGCCGCCTGGGCCGGGGACCTCGAGCTGATCCGGCGCCTGCTCGACGCCGGGGCAGACGTGACCATCGCGGACCGCAGATTCGGCTCCACCCCGCTGGAGTGGGCCGAGCATGCCTACCAGACCGAGGCTGCCGACGTGCTCCGAGGCGCCGTCACTGCCCCTTCGGACCGCGACGGATGA
- a CDS encoding TetR/AcrR family transcriptional regulator: MEPGVRGGRWAGQRERRRAEFVDAALSAIAEHGPQTSTEQIAAYVGVTRTKLYRHFAGAADLQRAIAQRAAEMLQAELAPLWTPHGSMSQIIEASVGAHVRFLVEHRNLYRYLARCSLGEDAATPDAIADIRLTIGTQLGVLFTVYLNAFGVPTDPEPLAFAIVGLVESTTGRWLDQPGSTEQDRLVADLVRWIWLLVDDTLRAGGVYVDRAEPLPTPDVIAAQAETYRDPARVGADV, encoded by the coding sequence GTGGAACCAGGCGTGAGGGGCGGCCGATGGGCAGGCCAGCGGGAACGCCGACGGGCAGAGTTCGTCGACGCCGCGCTGTCCGCGATCGCCGAACACGGTCCGCAGACCTCGACCGAGCAGATCGCCGCGTACGTCGGGGTCACCCGCACCAAGCTCTACCGGCACTTCGCCGGCGCCGCCGACCTGCAGCGCGCGATCGCGCAGCGCGCCGCCGAGATGCTCCAGGCCGAACTCGCGCCGCTGTGGACCCCACACGGTTCGATGTCCCAGATCATCGAGGCCAGCGTCGGCGCCCACGTGCGATTCCTAGTCGAGCACCGCAACCTGTACCGCTACCTGGCGCGGTGCTCACTCGGCGAGGACGCCGCGACGCCTGACGCCATCGCCGACATCAGGCTGACCATCGGGACCCAGCTCGGCGTGCTGTTCACGGTGTACCTCAACGCTTTTGGTGTCCCCACGGATCCAGAGCCGTTGGCCTTCGCGATCGTCGGGCTGGTCGAATCGACGACCGGCCGGTGGCTCGATCAACCCGGTTCCACCGAGCAGGACCGGCTGGTGGCCGATCTGGTGCGGTGGATCTGGCTGCTGGTCGACGACACCCTGCGGGCCGGCGGTGTGTACGTGGACCGTGCCGAGCCGCTACCGACACCCGATGTGATCGCCGCGCAGGCCGAGACGTACCGCGACCCGGCCCGCGTCGGCGCCGACGTCTGA
- a CDS encoding oxygenase MpaB family protein, giving the protein MSYHSLNWYVMYHLILKGTTQMNALIAVRKAAGLPAVAEPLAPAEDYGFFGPDSVTWKVWSYPTSLLIGFSRAVTIEHLDPFLAAAVDATGQVYARTRLRYDRTMQYFALVAFGDAKSVLDASEILVKIHSKAIGTEPITKRPFDANDPHSQLWIHLTAWHSILYSYEMFGPGKLTAAEESQYWEECARAAEFQTINPDDVPRTREGIREYFESFRPDLVGSEVAQRMMDYLVDLGYHILPERMPRWMRTAFNIPMRAAIIATMPQWMRLLGGIPQRRIADIAARAVVRPFLKVIAANPRLELAVLDLTTPHTTPIVGPTLMDIPAKNTVTYTPAEARAKWDRTTPFEQYAAIVAKREAGEGPTPYVHNHHDALVQFDKSAS; this is encoded by the coding sequence ATGTCGTACCATTCACTCAACTGGTACGTGATGTACCACTTGATTCTGAAGGGAACGACGCAGATGAACGCGTTGATCGCAGTTCGCAAAGCAGCAGGCCTACCGGCAGTCGCCGAACCCTTGGCACCCGCAGAGGACTACGGCTTCTTCGGCCCGGATTCGGTCACCTGGAAGGTGTGGAGCTACCCCACCTCGCTGCTGATCGGCTTCTCCCGGGCGGTGACCATCGAGCACCTCGACCCGTTCCTGGCCGCCGCGGTCGACGCCACCGGGCAGGTCTACGCCCGCACCCGACTGCGCTACGACCGGACCATGCAGTACTTCGCCCTGGTCGCCTTCGGCGATGCCAAGTCCGTCCTCGACGCGTCCGAGATCCTGGTCAAGATCCACTCCAAGGCCATCGGCACCGAACCGATCACCAAGCGCCCGTTCGACGCCAACGATCCGCACTCGCAGCTGTGGATCCACCTGACCGCGTGGCACTCGATCCTCTACAGCTACGAGATGTTCGGCCCCGGCAAGCTCACCGCGGCCGAGGAGAGCCAGTACTGGGAGGAATGCGCGCGGGCCGCGGAGTTCCAGACCATCAATCCCGACGACGTACCGCGCACCCGCGAGGGCATCCGCGAGTACTTCGAGAGCTTCCGGCCCGATCTCGTCGGCTCCGAGGTGGCCCAGCGGATGATGGACTACCTGGTCGACCTGGGCTACCACATCCTGCCCGAGCGGATGCCGCGCTGGATGCGCACGGCGTTCAACATTCCGATGCGGGCCGCCATCATCGCCACCATGCCGCAGTGGATGCGGCTGCTGGGCGGCATCCCCCAGCGCCGGATCGCCGACATCGCAGCACGGGCCGTGGTGCGCCCCTTCCTGAAGGTCATCGCCGCCAATCCGCGCCTCGAGCTGGCTGTCCTGGACCTCACCACGCCGCACACCACACCCATCGTCGGCCCAACCTTGATGGACATCCCGGCCAAGAACACCGTGACCTACACCCCGGCCGAGGCCAGGGCCAAATGGGACCGGACCACTCCGTTCGAGCAGTACGCTGCGATCGTGGCCAAGCGGGAAGCGGGTGAAGGCCCGACCCCGTACGTCCACAACCATCACGACGCACTGGTGCAATTCGACAAGAGCGCGAGCTGA
- the ricR gene encoding copper-sensing transcriptional repressor RicR has product MDAADNSGAHGYSAQKDNYAKRLRRIEGQVRGIAKMIEEDKYCIDVLTQISAVNSALQSVALGLLDEHLGHCVTQAVSEGGDQAEAKLAEASAAIARLVRS; this is encoded by the coding sequence ATGGACGCGGCTGACAACTCGGGTGCACACGGCTACTCGGCGCAGAAGGACAACTACGCCAAACGGCTGCGCCGGATCGAAGGCCAGGTCCGGGGCATCGCCAAGATGATCGAAGAGGACAAGTACTGCATCGACGTCCTCACCCAGATCAGCGCCGTCAACAGTGCGCTGCAGTCGGTGGCGCTCGGTCTGCTCGACGAGCACCTCGGACATTGCGTGACCCAGGCTGTCTCCGAAGGCGGGGATCAGGCCGAGGCCAAGCTGGCCGAGGCGTCGGCCGCCATCGCCCGCCTGGTCCGCTCCTAG
- a CDS encoding nitronate monooxygenase, translated as MDIADRLKLDVPVVQAGMAGGIAGAPLAAAVAAAGGLGTLGLLPPRQLKAAIATVRDQVPGRAVAVNLLMPFLRRSHIEVCLEARIDIAVMAFAIDRNLIRRLSDGGVFVLVMVGTQAQAAEALAYGADGLIAQGREAGGHLVGTQAQADFLPKALTLAGSRPIFAAGGIATAADTRAALAAGASGVVAGTRFLLTHESGAHPVYRQRIIEADSTIETTAFGLAWPERHRVLPNAMTMRWCHPDGRTRRLPAAINKYSGPLSRIPDRGDGALLRLQHPALPLLTPITLTADMPAKWVDRAALYAGETALRLDRVTSAAQAVADLAP; from the coding sequence ATGGACATCGCAGATCGGCTGAAACTCGATGTGCCCGTGGTCCAGGCGGGCATGGCCGGCGGTATCGCGGGTGCGCCACTGGCCGCCGCGGTGGCAGCGGCCGGCGGGCTGGGCACATTGGGACTCCTACCGCCCAGGCAGCTGAAGGCGGCAATCGCGACGGTCCGCGACCAGGTGCCCGGCCGCGCCGTTGCGGTCAATCTGTTGATGCCGTTCCTCCGCCGCTCGCATATCGAGGTCTGCCTCGAAGCGAGGATCGACATTGCGGTGATGGCGTTCGCGATCGATCGAAATCTGATCCGACGACTGTCAGACGGCGGCGTTTTCGTCTTGGTGATGGTCGGCACCCAAGCGCAGGCCGCCGAGGCACTGGCCTACGGAGCCGACGGATTGATCGCACAGGGCCGGGAGGCAGGCGGACATCTGGTCGGCACCCAGGCGCAGGCGGATTTCTTGCCAAAAGCCTTGACCCTGGCCGGTTCTCGCCCCATCTTCGCCGCGGGTGGCATCGCGACGGCCGCCGACACCCGTGCGGCGCTCGCCGCCGGAGCCTCGGGTGTGGTGGCGGGCACGCGGTTCCTGCTCACCCACGAGTCCGGCGCCCACCCGGTTTACCGGCAGCGGATCATCGAGGCGGACAGCACGATCGAGACGACGGCGTTCGGCCTGGCCTGGCCGGAACGACATCGGGTTCTCCCGAACGCCATGACAATGCGCTGGTGCCACCCGGACGGGCGCACCCGCCGACTGCCCGCGGCGATCAACAAGTACAGCGGGCCGTTGTCCCGGATCCCCGACCGTGGCGACGGCGCGCTCCTGCGCCTTCAGCACCCCGCGCTGCCGCTCCTCACCCCGATCACGCTCACCGCAGACATGCCCGCGAAATGGGTGGACCGCGCTGCGCTCTATGCCGGTGAGACCGCGCTGCGGCTGGACCGGGTCACGTCGGCCGCACAGGCTGTGGCCGATCTCGCGCCGTAG
- a CDS encoding LuxR C-terminal-related transcriptional regulator — MKLAGREEELAAIRRSLGGPGTHHGVVIVGSAGVGKTRLAREALSHAAASGHRTNWFVGTESARAIPLGAFTGSISQSMCDPLPDVRRVIDSFVAQQRMGKVVIGVDDAHLLDPLSAHVVHQLAQTQGVRLVVTARSGGPEPDAVTALWKDSLLDRIDLEPLSATAAATLIESAVGGPVDSRSTRRFWKLTGGNALYLLQLVKDQVAAGRMHKSAGVWMWDGDVAVSQSISDMVGRRLGELEPGMALVLDTLSQCEPLSVDILVDLVDPADLEAAEQMHLVRVERAGRGLVATLAHPLYGELRRATAGEMHLSKIRGKLARRLAAEPDSDMRATVRRALLALQSDLPPDPELYLTAARCAAVLLDPDAANRFAAAAGECGAPEAAPMRAMTLVLLSRGDEAETVLRAISADGAPDSHHWATIRAANLAWMLSRPRDARVILEKLSEAAESDAQRMERLAIQACVDAVLGHCASAEENARTALDSGGLPDFHAMMASIALMMAFGALGHVDDIGSVAEQAIERANTSFESSPMRFWFGAVHGRACRLTGRIDEITAMAVRLDESARDVPGLVYANLANLLGHAELASADLPAAVKHLHEAYAGAETHEITTGLRIASCFALAEAYAKLGQAAAATDALAGVGQMMPDDYVFARTAMSVATAWTLAAGGALTDAVDVVREAGRDAARYEQPTHELLCLQTAAQWGDTSGAARARELADTLKLPVAETVARHIEALAADDGAELLAAAGEYRALGDRATATDATAQAAVAFGRHGQGKRSAYAAALAQESADECGGLCTPALRNPAGQPLTGRQREIVELVVAGLSNKQIAERLVMSVRSVEGHLYRACQRVGASSREQLAAIIRRGPKGQ, encoded by the coding sequence ATGAAGCTGGCGGGGCGGGAAGAAGAACTGGCGGCGATCCGTCGCTCCCTTGGTGGGCCGGGAACCCATCACGGTGTGGTGATCGTCGGCAGTGCCGGCGTCGGCAAGACCCGGTTGGCGCGGGAGGCCCTCAGCCACGCCGCGGCGTCCGGACATCGGACCAATTGGTTCGTCGGCACCGAATCCGCTCGCGCCATCCCGCTGGGGGCGTTCACCGGATCGATCAGTCAGAGCATGTGCGATCCGTTGCCGGACGTGCGGCGCGTGATCGATTCCTTCGTGGCCCAGCAGCGCATGGGCAAGGTCGTCATCGGCGTCGACGACGCCCACCTACTCGATCCACTGTCCGCGCACGTCGTCCACCAACTGGCACAGACGCAGGGGGTGCGCCTCGTCGTCACCGCGCGGTCCGGCGGCCCGGAACCCGACGCGGTGACCGCCCTGTGGAAGGACAGCCTGCTCGACCGGATCGACCTCGAACCGCTGTCCGCCACAGCGGCCGCGACGCTGATCGAATCCGCGGTCGGCGGACCGGTCGACAGCCGCAGCACGCGCCGCTTCTGGAAACTCACCGGAGGCAACGCGCTGTACCTGCTGCAGCTGGTGAAGGACCAGGTCGCCGCCGGGCGGATGCACAAATCCGCGGGGGTATGGATGTGGGACGGCGATGTGGCCGTGTCCCAGAGCATCTCTGACATGGTGGGGCGTCGCCTCGGCGAACTCGAGCCCGGTATGGCGCTGGTACTCGACACGCTTTCGCAGTGCGAACCGCTGAGTGTCGACATCCTCGTCGACCTGGTCGACCCCGCTGACCTGGAGGCCGCGGAGCAGATGCATCTGGTCAGGGTCGAACGTGCCGGGCGTGGCCTCGTGGCGACCCTGGCGCATCCGCTGTACGGCGAATTACGCAGGGCCACAGCCGGTGAGATGCACCTGTCGAAAATCCGCGGGAAGCTCGCGCGCCGACTGGCGGCGGAGCCCGACAGCGACATGCGCGCGACGGTGCGCCGGGCACTGCTGGCGCTGCAGTCCGACCTGCCACCTGATCCGGAGCTGTATCTGACCGCGGCTCGGTGCGCCGCCGTCCTCCTCGACCCCGATGCCGCGAACCGATTCGCCGCTGCCGCAGGTGAATGCGGCGCTCCCGAGGCGGCACCGATGCGGGCCATGACGTTGGTCCTGTTGAGCCGGGGTGACGAAGCCGAGACGGTCCTGCGGGCCATCAGCGCCGACGGTGCGCCGGACAGCCACCATTGGGCGACGATCCGGGCGGCCAACCTGGCCTGGATGCTCAGCCGGCCGCGCGACGCCCGCGTGATCTTGGAAAAGCTCTCCGAGGCAGCAGAATCCGATGCGCAGCGGATGGAGCGACTGGCCATTCAGGCCTGTGTCGATGCGGTGCTCGGGCACTGCGCGAGTGCCGAGGAAAATGCCAGGACCGCTCTGGATTCGGGCGGGCTGCCCGATTTTCACGCCATGATGGCCTCGATCGCGTTGATGATGGCCTTCGGTGCGCTGGGGCACGTCGACGACATCGGCTCTGTCGCCGAGCAGGCCATCGAACGGGCCAACACCTCATTCGAATCCTCGCCGATGCGTTTCTGGTTCGGGGCGGTCCACGGCCGCGCCTGCCGCCTGACCGGGCGTATCGACGAAATCACGGCCATGGCCGTCCGGCTCGACGAGTCGGCGCGTGACGTCCCAGGCCTGGTCTATGCCAATCTCGCCAACCTGCTCGGCCATGCCGAACTGGCAAGCGCCGACCTGCCCGCCGCCGTCAAACACCTGCATGAGGCGTACGCCGGTGCCGAAACGCATGAGATAACAACCGGTTTGCGTATCGCCAGTTGTTTCGCCCTGGCCGAGGCGTATGCCAAACTCGGCCAAGCCGCCGCGGCAACCGACGCTCTGGCCGGAGTCGGCCAGATGATGCCCGACGATTACGTGTTCGCCCGCACCGCGATGTCGGTGGCCACCGCGTGGACGCTGGCCGCCGGTGGCGCGCTGACCGACGCCGTCGACGTGGTACGCGAAGCAGGCCGCGACGCGGCGAGATACGAACAGCCGACGCATGAACTGTTGTGTCTGCAGACCGCCGCGCAGTGGGGCGACACGTCCGGTGCCGCGCGGGCACGGGAGCTTGCCGACACCTTGAAGCTGCCGGTGGCCGAGACGGTGGCCCGCCACATCGAGGCCTTGGCGGCCGACGACGGCGCGGAATTACTCGCTGCAGCAGGGGAATACCGAGCTCTCGGAGACCGGGCCACCGCCACCGATGCCACCGCGCAGGCCGCGGTCGCGTTCGGCCGTCACGGGCAGGGCAAGCGCAGTGCGTATGCGGCGGCGCTGGCGCAGGAGAGCGCCGACGAATGCGGCGGGCTGTGCACCCCGGCGCTGCGCAACCCGGCCGGTCAGCCGCTGACCGGAAGGCAGCGTGAGATCGTCGAACTCGTCGTCGCGGGGCTGTCCAACAAACAGATCGCCGAGCGGCTGGTGATGTCGGTGCGCAGCGTCGAAGGGCACCTCTATCGGGCCTGTCAGCGGGTCGGCGCGAGCTCACGTGAGCAGCTCGCCGCCATCATCCGTCGCGGTCCGAAGGGGCAGTGA